In Nothobranchius furzeri strain GRZ-AD chromosome 18, NfurGRZ-RIMD1, whole genome shotgun sequence, a single genomic region encodes these proteins:
- the mapkbp1 gene encoding mitogen-activated protein kinase-binding protein 1 isoform X3, with protein sequence MSADVSGTIRCRIKNLLRSPSIKLRRSGTARRKHDVSGKVTLEKVMGITSSGNRALACDPRTGLLAYPAGCVVVLLNPLKNKQHHIFNSSRKAITTLAFSPDGKYIVTGECGHMPAVRVWEASERLQVSELQEHKYGVSCVTFSPNGKYIVSVGYQHDMMVNVWNWKKNVVVAANKVSSKVTAVSFSDDSSYFVTAGNRHIKFWYLDHTKTSKVNATVPLLGRSGLLGELRNNFFSDVACGRGRRSSSTFCITSSGLLCEFNDRRLLDKWVELRRISSALTAQATCLSVTEEFIFCGCSDGTVRAFSPVNLHFLCTLPRPHSLGTDIATMVNASQLFSCRAESHYPDSVAVTYDPNNHWLSCVYNDHSLYVWDMQDLRRAGKLYSALYHSSCVWGLEVFTEGGGGGDVRLPPGSFLSCSSDNTIRLWSIDRNDVLHRNILSNDLQKVIYVDNNVASLLDADSITVTSSNTEKTGLSGSEGQQMEQNRVGIRTLRVSPDGKHLASGDRVGVLRIHDLGSMEEILNVQAHDSEILCLEFSKPDTGLQLLATASRDRLIHILDVGREYSLVQTLDEHSSSITAIRFAANEGKVRMISCGADKSIYFRTAQEMEEGLEFTRTHHVVRKATLYDMDIEPSRNYAAVGCQDRKIRIFNISNGKQKKIYKGSLGEDGTVIKVQIDPSGLYIATSCSDKNISIFDFFSGECVATMFGHSEIVTGLKFSSDCRHLITVSGDSCIFVWRLNPELTIRMRERLADLQPCGHIPNSQNTPQQKAVKPSRETHPRVVTLSSDSDAEEEEGGGANGSPDEEAVSDEMSNRESKTESSEDRLPRRRWSRRTTSTDDVLMVKSMLDLRLLDSYGLDGQEEPEELKMWAHSGNTCSLKRRRRSQGVKPGVHGTNEKLGSTVSIQVSSAWTGDEAKTNERPGFIQLSNQSLNRNDLVLFPEKWEDRISLTGSEFQVKEACPSGGDGQQDKPSPDSGVSVEFSSPLSSPDTPAGDESTGPLSVEMEQEDEEEEGGKVTQVVPQTPDQEAFLKENFDTLADQSASGSPNRTSHSSSESLSISSRFLFKASGGSRSGWTSEGRVGGVKAQALVSEVRPLMDGNQSWTQNQDQTVPHQDQSQTQSHFHHDQSKTPLLQNQRQHDLNQFQVQLEGKETSSCHQPPSHLSLKKIVQTAVDPRRNPDLVVRSASSHLNAGLQKAQSVHSLLDVSVGVPSDTFHPTREAPPPRPTTLPSSPRWPPSSAPPTSRQSPTSPQSSQQDGVAITPRKSSSSSLTALALRSYMSPTASSMAKMSRSVSMGDGLHIPEPAEDPVPPSALGSCTQVKETPPPPVAVVHSNVSQVPPHVAVVPVVISSSSSMGNRSAPPRSLQARVPSSSSRPLPDKPSLDSFSPSSKSSGLMSPTASVSSVAPSQQGEEPLTPAGFSTDPTEDPDQPISLESCRALTNELQSCFRRATRLYRQADCINSLEGFCDLASQARSSAEKPLHCCDSPDVQLSAVIVVSSSSMSDSSPNHCQMAILLSDAFQAMRSELDSLPLNAPSMLGVQGGLGGVGEVKTAALLEEYSLLLLQAVHRRINNTS encoded by the exons ATGTCCGCAGACGTTAGCGGAACCATCCGCTGCCGCATTAAGAACCTGCTGCGCTCCCCTTCCATCAAACTGAGGCGAAGCGGCACCGCGAGGCGCAAACACGATGTCAGCGGAAAG GTGACATTGGAGAAGGTGATGGGGATCACATCTTCAGGAAACCGAGCGCTGGCCTGTGACCCCCGAACTGGACTCCTGGCCTACCCTGCAGG ATGCGTCGTTGTCCTGCTGAATCCTCTGAAGAACAAACAGCATCACATCTTCAACAGTTCCAG GAAGGCGATCACTACGTTGGCCTTCTCTCCAGACGGGAAGTACATTGTGACGGGAGAG TGCGGCCACATGCCGGCGGTTCGGGTCTGGGAGGCGTCGGAGCGTCTCCAGGTCTCTGAGCTACAGGAACACAAATACGGAGTCTCCTGTGTCACCTTTTCACCAAACGGGAAATATATAGTGAGCGTGGGCTACCAGCATGACATGATGGTGAACGTGTGGAACTGGAAG AAAAACGTGGTGGTTGCAGCCAACAAGGTGTCCAGTAAGGTCACCGCCGTGTCCTTCTCAGATGACAGCTCCTACTTTGTTACCGCCGGGAACCGGCACATAAAGTTCTGGTACCTGGACCACACAAAGACCTCCAAG GTGAACGCCACCGTCCCTCTGCTGGGGCGTTCGGGGCTGCTCGGAGAACTCAGAAACAACTTCTTCAGTGATGTAGCATGTGGGCGGGGCCGAAGGTCTTCCTCCACCTTCTGCATCACCTCCTCTGGTCTGCTGTGTGAGTTTAATGACCGAAGACTCCTCGACAAGTGGGTGGAGCTACGG AGAATCAGCTCTGCTCTC ACGGCGCAGGCCACCTGTCTGTCTGTCACTGAGGAGTTCATCTTCTGTGGGTGTTCTGATGGGACGGTCCGGGCCTTCAGTCCAGTCAACCTGCACTTCCTGTGTACGCTGCCCCGCCCACACTCTCTGGGGACTGACATTGCCACCATGGTTAATGCCAG TCAGCTGTTCTCCTGCAGAGCAGAGTCTCATTACCCAGACAGCGTGGCGGTGACCTACGACCCCAACAATCACTGGCTGTCGTGTGTCTACAATGATCATAGTCTTTATGTTTGGGACATGCAGGACCTCCGCAGGGCGGGGAAGCTGTACTCAGCTCTGTACCACTCCTCCTGTGTGTGGGGGCTCGAG GTATTCAcagagggaggagggggaggtgaTGTGCGCCTCCCTCCCGGATCCTTTCTGTCCTGCTCTTCAGACAACACCATCCGCCTGTGGAGCATTGACCGGAATGATGTCCTCCACAGGAACATCCTGAGCAAT GACCTGCAGAAAGTAATCTATGTGGACAACAACGTCGCCAGCCTTCTTGACGCAGACAGCATCACTGTCACTAGCAGCAACACAGAGAAGACTGGACTGTCGGGGTCAGAAGGGCAGCAGATGGAACAGAACAGGGTCGGCATCAGAACTCTGAGAGTTAGTCCAGATGGAAAACACCTGGCCTCTGGAGACCGGGTGGGAGTCCTCAG gaTCCATGATCTGGGTAGCATGGAGGAGATTTTGAATGTTCAAGCTCATGACTCTGAGATTCTGTGTCTGGAGTTCTCCAAGCCAGATACAg GTCTCCAGTTATTAGCCACAGCCAGCCGGGACCGTTTGATTCACATCCTGGACGTGGGCAGAGAGTACAGTCTGGTTCAGACTCTGGATGAACACTCATCCTCCATCACTGCCATCAGATTTGCTG CCAATGAAGGGAAGGTCCGGATGATCAGCTGCGGTGCTGACAAGAGCATCTACTTCCGTACAGCTCAAGAG ATGGAGGAGGGTTTGGAGTTCACCCGAACGCATCACGTTGTTAGGAAGGCAACCTTGTATGACATGGACATCGAGCCATCCAGGAACTACGCTGCTGTTGGGTGTCAGGACCGAAAAATCAG GATCTTTAATATCAGCAACGGTAAACAGAAGAAGATCTATAAAGGCTCTCTGGGCGAGGACGGGACCGTCATCAAG GTGCAGATTGATCCGTCTGGACTCTACATCGCCACCTCCTGTTCAGACAAGAACATCTCTATATTTGACTTCTTTTCTGGGGAATGTGTGGCCACCATGTTTGGACATTCAG AGATCGTAACGGGTTTGAAGTTCAGCAGCGACTGCAGACATCTGATCACCGTCTCAGGAGACAG ctgcATCTTTGTGTGGCGTTTAAATCCAGAGTTGACCATCAGGATGAGGGAGCGACTTGCTGATCTCCAACCTTGCGGCCACATTCCAAACTCCCAGAATACACCTCAGCAGAAAGCTGTGAAGCCCAG caGGGAGACTCATCCTCGTGTCGTCACCCTGTCATCTGACAGTGATGCTGAGGAAGAAGAAGGGGGAGGAGCAAACGGAAGTCCAGACGAGGAGGCAG TGTCTGATGAGATGTCCAACAGAGAAAGCAAAACC GAGAGCTCAGAGGATCGGCTCCCTCGCCGTCGCTGGTCCAGGAGGACAACCAGTACTGATGATGTCCTGATGGTAAAGTCCATGTTGGATCTGAGACTGCTGGACTCGTATGGCCTGGACGGTCAGGAGGAACCGGAGGAG CTGAAGATGTGGGCCCACTCAGGGAATACCTGTAGCCtgaagaggaggagaaggagtcAGGGAGTAAAGCCAGGAGTTCATGGGACCAATGAGAAGCTGGGGAGTACTGTCAGCATCCAAGTTTCCTCTGCTTGG ACAGGTGACGAAGCAAAGACCAATGAGAGGCCTGGCTTCATCCAGCTGTCCAATCAGAGCCTGAACAGAAATGACCTGGTGCTCTTTCCTGAGAAGTGGGAGGACAGAATCAGCCTGACGGGCAG TGAGTTCCAGGTCAAGGAGGCGTGTCCTTCTGGTGGAGATGGACAACAGGACAAACCTAGTCCAGACAGTGGCGTCTCTGTAGAGTTCAGCTCCCCTTTGTCTAGTCCAGATACTCCTGCAGGAGATG AGTCCACAGGACCTCTGAGTGTGGAGATGGAGCaagaggatgaagaggaagaaggagggaAGGTGACTCAAGTAGTTCCTCAGACTCCAGACCAGGAGGCTTTTCTGAAGGAGAACTTTGACACATTGGCTGATCAGTCTGCTTCAG GAAGTCCAAACAGAACATCTCACAGCTCCAGTGAGAGTCTCAGcatctcctccaggttcctcttcAAGGCCTCAGGAGGAAG CCGGAGCGGGTGGACCAGTGAGGGCCGTGTTGGGGGGGTGAAGGCCCAGGCGCTGGTCTCTGAGGTGCGACCCCTGATGGATGGGAACCAGAGCTGGacacagaaccaggaccagaccgTCCCACATCAGGACCAATCCCAGACTCAGAGCCATTTTCATCATGACCAATCCAAGACTCCTCTTCTTCAGaaccagaggcaacatgatctgaaCCAGTTCCAAGTGCAGTTAGAGGGGAAGGagacctcctcatgtcaccagccCCCCAGTCACCTCTCACTGAAGAAGATAGTCCAGACTGCAGTGGATCCCAGAAGGAACCCAGACCTGGTGGTCCGTTCTGCTTCCTCCCACCTGAACGCCGGGCTTCAGAAGGCTCAGTCAGTCCACAGCCTGCTGGACGTCTCAG TAGGTGTCCCTTCAGACACTTTTCATCCAACTAGAGAGGCTCCTCCTCCGCGTCCCACCACTCTTCCCTCCTCCCCCAGATGGCCTCCATCCTCTGCCCCTCCCACTTCCAGGCAGAGCCCCACCTCCCCCCAGTCCTCCCAGCAGGATGGTGTTGCTATCACACCCAGGAAGTCTTCCTCTTCATCTCTGACAGCATTGGCGCTGCGCTCCTACATGAGTCCCACTGCCAGCTCCATGGCTAAGATGTCCCGCTCTGTCTCCATGGGGGATGGCCTCCACATCCCTGAACCTGCTGAGGACCCTGTACCTCCATCAGCGCTGGGCTCCTGCACCCAGGTTAAAGAGACTCCGCCTCCTCCAGTTGCTGTGGTGCACTCTAATGTGTCTCAGGTTCCCCCTCATGTTGCTGTCGTTCCTGTtgtcatctcctcctcctcctcgatgGGTAACCGCTCAGCTCCCCCTCGCAGTCTGCAGGCTCGTgtccccagcagcagcagcagaccactTCCTGACAAACCCTCGCTGGACTCCTTCTCACCATCCTCAAAGTCCTCTGGCCTCATGTCCCCTACAGCTTCAGTCTCCTCTGTGGCTCCCTCTCAGCAGGGGGAGGAGCCTCTGACTCCAGCAGGTTTCAGTACGGACCCCACAGAAGACCCAG ATCAGCCAATCAGCTTGGAGAGCTGCAGGGCTCTGACCAATGAGCTGCAGAGCTGCTTCAGGAGGGCCACGCGCCTCTACAGGCAG gcggattgcataaacagtctcgagggattttgtgatcttgcgagtcaaGCGAGGAGCTCAGCAGAGAAGCCGCTTCACTGCTGTGACTCCCCCGATGTGCAATTAAGTGCTGTGATTGTG
- the mapkbp1 gene encoding mitogen-activated protein kinase-binding protein 1 isoform X4 — protein MSADVSGTIRCRIKNLLRSPSIKLRRSGTARRKHDVSGKVTLEKVMGITSSGNRALACDPRTGLLAYPAGCVVVLLNPLKNKQHHIFNSSRKAITTLAFSPDGKYIVTGECGHMPAVRVWEASERLQVSELQEHKYGVSCVTFSPNGKYIVSVGYQHDMMVNVWNWKKNVVVAANKVSSKVTAVSFSDDSSYFVTAGNRHIKFWYLDHTKTSKVNATVPLLGRSGLLGELRNNFFSDVACGRGRRSSSTFCITSSGLLCEFNDRRLLDKWVELRRISSALTAQATCLSVTEEFIFCGCSDGTVRAFSPVNLHFLCTLPRPHSLGTDIATMVNASQLFSCRAESHYPDSVAVTYDPNNHWLSCVYNDHSLYVWDMQDLRRAGKLYSALYHSSCVWGLEVFTEGGGGGDVRLPPGSFLSCSSDNTIRLWSIDRNDVLHRNILSNDLQKVIYVDNNVASLLDADSITVTSSNTEKTGLSGSEGQQMEQNRVGIRTLRVSPDGKHLASGDRVGVLRIHDLGSMEEILNVQAHDSEILCLEFSKPDTGLQLLATASRDRLIHILDVGREYSLVQTLDEHSSSITAIRFAANEGKVRMISCGADKSIYFRTAQEMEEGLEFTRTHHVVRKATLYDMDIEPSRNYAAVGCQDRKIRIFNISNGKQKKIYKGSLGEDGTVIKVQIDPSGLYIATSCSDKNISIFDFFSGECVATMFGHSEIVTGLKFSSDCRHLITVSGDSCIFVWRLNPELTIRMRERLADLQPCGHIPNSQNTPQQKAVKPSRETHPRVVTLSSDSDAEEEEGGGANGSPDEEAVSDEMSNRESKTESSEDRLPRRRWSRRTTSTDDVLMVKSMLDLRLLDSYGLDGQEEPEELKMWAHSGNTCSLKRRRRSQGVKPGVHGTNEKLGSTVSIQVSSAWTGDEAKTNERPGFIQLSNQSLNRNDLVLFPEKWEDRISLTGSEFQVKEACPSGGDGQQDKPSPDSGVSVEFSSPLSSPDTPAGDESTGPLSVEMEQEDEEEEGGKVTQVVPQTPDQEAFLKENFDTLADQSASGSPNRTSHSSSESLSISSRFLFKASGGSRSGWTSEGRVGGVKAQALVSEVRPLMDGNQSWTQNQDQTVPHQDQSQTQSHFHHDQSKTPLLQNQRQHDLNQFQVQLEGKETSSCHQPPSHLSLKKIVQTAVDPRRNPDLVVRSASSHLNAGLQKAQSVHSLLDVSGVPSDTFHPTREAPPPRPTTLPSSPRWPPSSAPPTSRQSPTSPQSSQQDGVAITPRKSSSSSLTALALRSYMSPTASSMAKMSRSVSMGDGLHIPEPAEDPVPPSALGSCTQVKETPPPPVAVVHSNVSQVPPHVAVVPVVISSSSSMGNRSAPPRSLQARVPSSSSRPLPDKPSLDSFSPSSKSSGLMSPTASVSSVAPSQQGEEPLTPAGFSTDPTEDPDQPISLESCRALTNELQSCFRRATRLYRQADCINSLEGFCDLASQARSSAEKPLHCCDSPDVQLSAVIVVSSSSMSDSSPNHCQMAILLSDAFQAMRSELDSLPLNAPSMLGVQGGLGGVGEVKTAALLEEYSLLLLQAVHRRINNTS, from the exons ATGTCCGCAGACGTTAGCGGAACCATCCGCTGCCGCATTAAGAACCTGCTGCGCTCCCCTTCCATCAAACTGAGGCGAAGCGGCACCGCGAGGCGCAAACACGATGTCAGCGGAAAG GTGACATTGGAGAAGGTGATGGGGATCACATCTTCAGGAAACCGAGCGCTGGCCTGTGACCCCCGAACTGGACTCCTGGCCTACCCTGCAGG ATGCGTCGTTGTCCTGCTGAATCCTCTGAAGAACAAACAGCATCACATCTTCAACAGTTCCAG GAAGGCGATCACTACGTTGGCCTTCTCTCCAGACGGGAAGTACATTGTGACGGGAGAG TGCGGCCACATGCCGGCGGTTCGGGTCTGGGAGGCGTCGGAGCGTCTCCAGGTCTCTGAGCTACAGGAACACAAATACGGAGTCTCCTGTGTCACCTTTTCACCAAACGGGAAATATATAGTGAGCGTGGGCTACCAGCATGACATGATGGTGAACGTGTGGAACTGGAAG AAAAACGTGGTGGTTGCAGCCAACAAGGTGTCCAGTAAGGTCACCGCCGTGTCCTTCTCAGATGACAGCTCCTACTTTGTTACCGCCGGGAACCGGCACATAAAGTTCTGGTACCTGGACCACACAAAGACCTCCAAG GTGAACGCCACCGTCCCTCTGCTGGGGCGTTCGGGGCTGCTCGGAGAACTCAGAAACAACTTCTTCAGTGATGTAGCATGTGGGCGGGGCCGAAGGTCTTCCTCCACCTTCTGCATCACCTCCTCTGGTCTGCTGTGTGAGTTTAATGACCGAAGACTCCTCGACAAGTGGGTGGAGCTACGG AGAATCAGCTCTGCTCTC ACGGCGCAGGCCACCTGTCTGTCTGTCACTGAGGAGTTCATCTTCTGTGGGTGTTCTGATGGGACGGTCCGGGCCTTCAGTCCAGTCAACCTGCACTTCCTGTGTACGCTGCCCCGCCCACACTCTCTGGGGACTGACATTGCCACCATGGTTAATGCCAG TCAGCTGTTCTCCTGCAGAGCAGAGTCTCATTACCCAGACAGCGTGGCGGTGACCTACGACCCCAACAATCACTGGCTGTCGTGTGTCTACAATGATCATAGTCTTTATGTTTGGGACATGCAGGACCTCCGCAGGGCGGGGAAGCTGTACTCAGCTCTGTACCACTCCTCCTGTGTGTGGGGGCTCGAG GTATTCAcagagggaggagggggaggtgaTGTGCGCCTCCCTCCCGGATCCTTTCTGTCCTGCTCTTCAGACAACACCATCCGCCTGTGGAGCATTGACCGGAATGATGTCCTCCACAGGAACATCCTGAGCAAT GACCTGCAGAAAGTAATCTATGTGGACAACAACGTCGCCAGCCTTCTTGACGCAGACAGCATCACTGTCACTAGCAGCAACACAGAGAAGACTGGACTGTCGGGGTCAGAAGGGCAGCAGATGGAACAGAACAGGGTCGGCATCAGAACTCTGAGAGTTAGTCCAGATGGAAAACACCTGGCCTCTGGAGACCGGGTGGGAGTCCTCAG gaTCCATGATCTGGGTAGCATGGAGGAGATTTTGAATGTTCAAGCTCATGACTCTGAGATTCTGTGTCTGGAGTTCTCCAAGCCAGATACAg GTCTCCAGTTATTAGCCACAGCCAGCCGGGACCGTTTGATTCACATCCTGGACGTGGGCAGAGAGTACAGTCTGGTTCAGACTCTGGATGAACACTCATCCTCCATCACTGCCATCAGATTTGCTG CCAATGAAGGGAAGGTCCGGATGATCAGCTGCGGTGCTGACAAGAGCATCTACTTCCGTACAGCTCAAGAG ATGGAGGAGGGTTTGGAGTTCACCCGAACGCATCACGTTGTTAGGAAGGCAACCTTGTATGACATGGACATCGAGCCATCCAGGAACTACGCTGCTGTTGGGTGTCAGGACCGAAAAATCAG GATCTTTAATATCAGCAACGGTAAACAGAAGAAGATCTATAAAGGCTCTCTGGGCGAGGACGGGACCGTCATCAAG GTGCAGATTGATCCGTCTGGACTCTACATCGCCACCTCCTGTTCAGACAAGAACATCTCTATATTTGACTTCTTTTCTGGGGAATGTGTGGCCACCATGTTTGGACATTCAG AGATCGTAACGGGTTTGAAGTTCAGCAGCGACTGCAGACATCTGATCACCGTCTCAGGAGACAG ctgcATCTTTGTGTGGCGTTTAAATCCAGAGTTGACCATCAGGATGAGGGAGCGACTTGCTGATCTCCAACCTTGCGGCCACATTCCAAACTCCCAGAATACACCTCAGCAGAAAGCTGTGAAGCCCAG caGGGAGACTCATCCTCGTGTCGTCACCCTGTCATCTGACAGTGATGCTGAGGAAGAAGAAGGGGGAGGAGCAAACGGAAGTCCAGACGAGGAGGCAG TGTCTGATGAGATGTCCAACAGAGAAAGCAAAACC GAGAGCTCAGAGGATCGGCTCCCTCGCCGTCGCTGGTCCAGGAGGACAACCAGTACTGATGATGTCCTGATGGTAAAGTCCATGTTGGATCTGAGACTGCTGGACTCGTATGGCCTGGACGGTCAGGAGGAACCGGAGGAG CTGAAGATGTGGGCCCACTCAGGGAATACCTGTAGCCtgaagaggaggagaaggagtcAGGGAGTAAAGCCAGGAGTTCATGGGACCAATGAGAAGCTGGGGAGTACTGTCAGCATCCAAGTTTCCTCTGCTTGG ACAGGTGACGAAGCAAAGACCAATGAGAGGCCTGGCTTCATCCAGCTGTCCAATCAGAGCCTGAACAGAAATGACCTGGTGCTCTTTCCTGAGAAGTGGGAGGACAGAATCAGCCTGACGGGCAG TGAGTTCCAGGTCAAGGAGGCGTGTCCTTCTGGTGGAGATGGACAACAGGACAAACCTAGTCCAGACAGTGGCGTCTCTGTAGAGTTCAGCTCCCCTTTGTCTAGTCCAGATACTCCTGCAGGAGATG AGTCCACAGGACCTCTGAGTGTGGAGATGGAGCaagaggatgaagaggaagaaggagggaAGGTGACTCAAGTAGTTCCTCAGACTCCAGACCAGGAGGCTTTTCTGAAGGAGAACTTTGACACATTGGCTGATCAGTCTGCTTCAG GAAGTCCAAACAGAACATCTCACAGCTCCAGTGAGAGTCTCAGcatctcctccaggttcctcttcAAGGCCTCAGGAGGAAG CCGGAGCGGGTGGACCAGTGAGGGCCGTGTTGGGGGGGTGAAGGCCCAGGCGCTGGTCTCTGAGGTGCGACCCCTGATGGATGGGAACCAGAGCTGGacacagaaccaggaccagaccgTCCCACATCAGGACCAATCCCAGACTCAGAGCCATTTTCATCATGACCAATCCAAGACTCCTCTTCTTCAGaaccagaggcaacatgatctgaaCCAGTTCCAAGTGCAGTTAGAGGGGAAGGagacctcctcatgtcaccagccCCCCAGTCACCTCTCACTGAAGAAGATAGTCCAGACTGCAGTGGATCCCAGAAGGAACCCAGACCTGGTGGTCCGTTCTGCTTCCTCCCACCTGAACGCCGGGCTTCAGAAGGCTCAGTCAGTCCACAGCCTGCTGGACGTCTCAG GTGTCCCTTCAGACACTTTTCATCCAACTAGAGAGGCTCCTCCTCCGCGTCCCACCACTCTTCCCTCCTCCCCCAGATGGCCTCCATCCTCTGCCCCTCCCACTTCCAGGCAGAGCCCCACCTCCCCCCAGTCCTCCCAGCAGGATGGTGTTGCTATCACACCCAGGAAGTCTTCCTCTTCATCTCTGACAGCATTGGCGCTGCGCTCCTACATGAGTCCCACTGCCAGCTCCATGGCTAAGATGTCCCGCTCTGTCTCCATGGGGGATGGCCTCCACATCCCTGAACCTGCTGAGGACCCTGTACCTCCATCAGCGCTGGGCTCCTGCACCCAGGTTAAAGAGACTCCGCCTCCTCCAGTTGCTGTGGTGCACTCTAATGTGTCTCAGGTTCCCCCTCATGTTGCTGTCGTTCCTGTtgtcatctcctcctcctcctcgatgGGTAACCGCTCAGCTCCCCCTCGCAGTCTGCAGGCTCGTgtccccagcagcagcagcagaccactTCCTGACAAACCCTCGCTGGACTCCTTCTCACCATCCTCAAAGTCCTCTGGCCTCATGTCCCCTACAGCTTCAGTCTCCTCTGTGGCTCCCTCTCAGCAGGGGGAGGAGCCTCTGACTCCAGCAGGTTTCAGTACGGACCCCACAGAAGACCCAG ATCAGCCAATCAGCTTGGAGAGCTGCAGGGCTCTGACCAATGAGCTGCAGAGCTGCTTCAGGAGGGCCACGCGCCTCTACAGGCAG gcggattgcataaacagtctcgagggattttgtgatcttgcgagtcaaGCGAGGAGCTCAGCAGAGAAGCCGCTTCACTGCTGTGACTCCCCCGATGTGCAATTAAGTGCTGTGATTGTG